In Nitrososphaerota archaeon, a single genomic region encodes these proteins:
- a CDS encoding ATP-binding protein produces the protein MDLKFKEVKELFDSKFRNQLQNEIQGFRYHYEGDEYTHTMMVVKEAYEKDYENEKEKWIYVLAAFLHDVAKSDVRVEKDGKIFHTGHSGTSVLKSINFLLQVRDIIGISYQDIITILYLINYHDAHWQFGNFRSIFQYYPNLYEKLKLFSSFDVKGRITQSELKNQSYPEDIEFILEENTPIDDSTNVVHILVGVPNSGKDTFLRSKGIGKSIIVSRDDILMDYGTEKYGDLIYSELWDILTKEDQEKINNLLWNKFTTLVRKQEKEIYVNLTNVSFSTRKKWITLAENYGYRIKFHTFLTDLDIVLRRNKKRFEEEGKNIPNVVLLDMSKRLQLPLPKYETLESEDVTYYVNNEIIVDNFVSKL, from the coding sequence ATGGATCTAAAATTCAAAGAAGTGAAAGAATTATTTGATTCTAAGTTCAGAAATCAACTTCAAAATGAAATACAAGGTTTTAGGTATCATTATGAAGGTGATGAATATACTCATACTATGATGGTGGTGAAAGAAGCGTATGAAAAAGATTATGAGAATGAGAAAGAAAAATGGATCTATGTTTTAGCAGCTTTTCTTCATGATGTTGCAAAATCAGATGTAAGAGTAGAAAAAGATGGAAAAATATTTCATACAGGTCACAGTGGAACTAGTGTTCTTAAATCTATAAACTTCTTATTACAAGTTAGAGATATTATCGGAATTTCTTATCAGGATATTATTACTATCTTATATCTTATCAACTATCACGATGCACATTGGCAATTTGGGAACTTTCGTTCTATCTTCCAATATTATCCAAATCTTTATGAAAAACTAAAATTATTCTCTTCTTTCGATGTCAAAGGTAGAATTACACAATCAGAATTGAAAAATCAATCATATCCAGAAGATATTGAATTCATACTGGAAGAAAATACTCCAATAGATGATTCTACTAATGTTGTTCATATACTAGTTGGTGTACCAAATTCTGGAAAAGATACATTCTTAAGAAGTAAAGGTATAGGTAAATCTATTATTGTGTCTAGAGATGATATACTTATGGATTATGGGACAGAAAAATACGGAGATTTGATTTACAGTGAATTATGGGATATCTTGACAAAAGAAGATCAGGAAAAGATAAACAATCTTCTATGGAACAAATTTACTACTTTGGTTAGAAAACAAGAGAAAGAGATATATGTTAATCTAACTAACGTTAGTTTCTCAACTAGAAAAAAATGGATAACATTAGCTGAAAATTATGGTTATAGAATCAAGTTTCATACATTCCTAACTGACTTAGATATTGTTCTAAGGAGAAACAAAAAAAGGTTTGAAGAGGAAGGAAAGAATATTCCGAATGTTGTTCTTTTGGACATGTCAAAACGTCTACAATTACCATTACCGAAGTATGAGACACTTGAATCTGAAGATGTAACTTACTATGTGAATAATGAAATAATTGTAGATAATTTTGTATCTAAATTGTAA